Below is a genomic region from Pseudomonas sp. JQ170C.
TCTATCGCAGCTCCAACGGCGTGGTTGCCAGTGAAGCCGGCAAGGTCTTCTACGAGTACGCCCAAGGCATGCTCAAGCACCTGGCCGATGCCCGTGCCGCCGTCACCAGCAGCCCCGGCGCGGTCAGTGGCTCGATCGTCGTGGCGCTGCCGCAAAGTGTCGCGACCATTCTCGCCATGCCGTTGATGCGAGCGGTGGCCGCGCGCTACCCGCAGGTGGCGTTCCACCTCAACGAGGAGTTGACCGGCAACGTCATGGATCAACTGATCCACGGCCGTGTCGACCTTGCCCTGTTCACCTCCCTCGACTTGCCTGCGCAGGTGCTGTTCAGCGCAGTGCTCGAGGAAGACTTCTACCTGATTCACCGCGCCAAGGCAGCCGATGCCCCACCGGCTGGCGAGGTTTCGCTGGAGCAGGCACTGGCTCGCCCGCTGGTGTTCCCGAGCCAGGCCCACGGTCACAGCACCCGCACCCTGGTCGAACACGCGGTCAAGCAGCACGGGCTTGCCGTGGGCGAGATCGCCATGGAGGTCAACTCCGTGCACATCCTCAAAAGCGCGGTCGAGGCCGGCATTGGCCACACCATCATGCCGTTGAACCTGGCCATGCGCGAAATCGAAGACGGACGCCTGATCGCCCACCGGATTGCCGCGCATGGCCTGTCGCGCACCCTGGGCATCTGCAGCTGTGCCTCGATGCCCGCCAGCCACCTGAAAACGCTGATCAGCGAGTTGATCCGCGAAGTCGTCCGGGACATGTGTGCGTGCGGCGACTGGCCGGGAGGTCGCGCGCTCTGACCCAGGCGTCATGCCATTTCACGTTCGCTCCTACAACAACAAGAACGAGGCTCGAGATGAATACCCAACCGCCACTCCCCGGTGACCTGCCGGACGCTGCGCTGCACTCTGCCTACCGCAAGACCGCGTGGCGGATCATTCCGCTGCTGATTGTCTGCTACCTGGTCGCCTACCTCGACCGGGTGAATGTGGGCTTTGCCAAACTGCAGATGCTCGATGACCTGAAGTTCAGCGATGCGGTGTACGGACTGGGTGCCGGCGTGTTTTTTGTCGGCTACCTGATGTTCGAGATTCCCAGCAATATCGCCCTGCATCGGTTTGGCGCCCGCCGCTGGATCGCCCGCATCATGATGACCTGGGGCCTGCTGTCGGCGGCGATGATGTTCATCGAAACGCCCATGACCTTCTACGTGCTGCGCTTTCTGATCGGTATCGCCGAAGCCGGTTTCTTTCCCGGGATCATTTTCTACCTCACCACCTGGTTCCCGAGTCATCGCCGAGGCGTGATGATTTCGCTGTTCATCGCCGCCCTGCCGATCTCGAGCATGCTCGGCTCGCTGATTTCCGGCTGGATCATGCAGCACTTCGATGGCGTGGCCGGTTATGCCGGGTGGCAGTGGCTGTTCGTGATCGAAGGCTTGCCGGCCGTTGCACTGGGTGCTGCGGTGTTCTTCCTGCTGCGCGATCGCATTGCCGACGCCCGCTGGCTCAGCCCCGAAGAAAAGCGCGGCATGCAGGCGGCACTGGATCGCGAGGCCAGGGAAAAGCCCCGCCACTCACTGCGTGACGGCTTGCTGAACCCGATGATCTGGATGCTGGGTGCGGTTTACTTCTGCCTGGTGCTGGGCCAGTACGTGATCAGCTTCTGGATGCCGACCATCATCCGCAACAGCGGCGTCGCCGAACCCTGGGCCATCGGCGTGCTGACGGCGATTCCCTACTCCGTGGCCACGGTGAGCATGGTGTTGGTCGGGCGTAGCTCCGACCGCCTGCGCGAGTACCGCTGGCACCTGGCGATCTGCGCCTTCATCGGCGGTGCCGGGGTGGTGTTCGGCACCTTGTTGGGTGACAGCCTTGTGCTGTCGATGATCGGCCTGACCATCGGCACCGCGGCGATGATCAGCAGCCTGCCGGTGTTCTGGGGCTTGCCCACCGCCGTCGTCGGCGGTGCGGCGGCGGCAGCGGGAATCGCGTTGATCAACTCGCTGGGGAACGTCGCCGGGTTCTTCAGCACCATTGTGGTTGGCTGGTTGACGCAGCTCACGGGCAATACCCATACGGCGATGTACTTCATGGCCGGTGCCCTGGTGGTTGGCGGGCTGCTGGGGTTGAGCGTGCCGCGTACGCAGCGCGTGACCGAACCCGTAGGAGCGGGCTTGCCCCGCGATGCGGTGTGACGGGTAGATCGCTATCGCGGGGCAAGCCCGCTCCCACAGGCCGGTTGGCACGGGCTTGCCCCGCGATGGGATGTAACGTGCAGGACGCTATCGCGGGGCACAGAGAAAGCTCACCAGTTCACGCCCATGACTGCTGAGCGACTCCCAGCCCTTGATGCACAACCGTAGCTCCAGGGTGGCCCAGCTTTCCTCCAGCGGGATCATCCGCACCGGCAGCTCCTGCTCCATGCGCAGCGCGGTGGTCTGCGGCAGCATGGCGATGCCGGCGCGCTGGGCGACCAGTTGGGCGATGGCCTCGAAGCTCGGTGCCCGCACGCGGATCTGCAAGGGCACGGCCAGTTTTCTCGCCCGCTCTTCGACAAAACGCTGCATGGCCCGCTCCGCCGGCATGCCAATGAACGGATAGCTCAGCGCATCGCTCAGGCGGGTATGGGCACCCGCCGCCAGGGGGTGCTCGTTGGGCACCAGCATCACCAGCCGCTCTTGGCGAAACGGCAACGACAGTACGCCATCACTGATGACGCTGCCGTCATACACACCGATTTCACATTCCCCCGTCAGCACCGCGCGCATGACGTCCGCACTGCGGTACTCGGTCAGTTGCAGATCGACCTCGGGGTAGTCGGCCAGAAACGATCCCAGCACCGCCGGCAACAGGGTGTTGGTGGTCACGGTGGTCGCCGCCAGGCGCAGGGTGATGCGGCGCTGGCCGGCGAGTTCCTTGAGGGTGTCCTGCAGGGTTTGCGCCTCGCCGAGCACGCTGCGGGCGGCCTCCAGCACCAGACGCCCGGAGGGCGTGAGCTGCATGCCGTCGGCCTTGCGGGTGAACACGGTAATGCCGCAGCGCTCCTCGAACAGGCGCAGGCGGCTACTGGCGGCCGAGACGGCAACCGGAATGCTGGCCGCGGCCTTGCTCAAGCTGCCGGAGGTGGCAATGGCGGTCAGCAGGCGAAGATCGGCGAGGTCAAAATGCACGGGGCGTTCTCTTTTAGCGAAGGCTTCGTTCGGAAAATTGCGATTCTTGGAAGATGGCGTTCTCTTTAGAATAACCCCTGTCTTTCTTCCTGTTCTGGGCTGTCGATGAATAATTTACGTGCGTTGTGCCAGCGTAGCGTCAGCAACGGCAGCCTGTTTGCGGTGCTGTCTGCCCTGGGGTTCAGCCTCAAGGCGATTTTCGTCAAGTTGTCTTATGCGGCAAGCCAGGTGGATGCGATCACCCTGCTGGCGATGCGCATGGGCCTGGCCTTGCCGCTGTTTGCCTGGCTGGTGTGGGCCAGCCGCGGCCCGAGCAACGCGCCGCTGGGCCTGGGCGACGGGGTGCGGGTGATGCTCCTGGGCCTGTTCGGCTATTACCTGGCCAGCCTGTTCGATTTCTACGGCTTGCAGTACATCAGTGCCGGGCTCGAACGGCTGATCCTGTTCACCTACCCGACCCTGGTGCTGGTGTTCCAGGCCATCGCCCTGCGCGAGCGCCCTACCCTGCGTACCCTGGCGGCAATGGGCCTGTGCTACCTGGGCCTGGGTATCGCCTTCGTGCATGACGTGAGCGTCGCCAACATGGGCAACCAGGTGATCGTCGGTGCGGCGTGGGTGTTCGCCAGTGCCGTGACCTATGCACTGTACTACTCGGGCACCGGCATCATGCTCAAGCGCATGAACTCCATGCGCCTGGCAGGGCTTGCCGGTGGCGCATCGTCGCTGATGGTGCTGGCGCACTACCTGCTGGTGGCCGATTTCGCCGGGCTCTGGCAACTGCCCACGGCGGTGTGGGTCTATGCGGCGTTGATGGCCGTGATCTCCACGGTGCTGCCGATCTATTGGGTGGCGCTGGCGATCCAGCGCATGGGCGCCACCCATACCGCGGCCGTCGGCAACCTGGGGCCGGTGCTGACGGTGCTGGCCTCGTGGGCGGTGCTCAGTGAGGAGGTGTCGGTGTACCAGATGGCCGGGCTGGCCCTGGTGCTGTTCGGGGTGTCGCGGCTCAAACCTGCGAAGGCGAAAGCGCAGGCACCCGGGCAGGTCGGCTCGTCGCCGCAAAAGGCGTAGCGTGCGGCTCAGCTAGACTTGAGGGGCCTGGTGCCGAGCGTTGCGCAAGGCACCGGCCCCCAAGCGTAGTTACTCTCACCGAATTGACCTGAGTACACACCATCATGTGTAAATCATGTGATTCAACCTCCACCCCAAACCCGAACGACCGTCGTCGCTTTCTTCAACTTGCCGGACTCGGCGCAGGTGCCCTGCTGCTGGCCGGTGCGCTACCTGCACGGATGATCCAGGCCGCGGAGAAATCGTCGGCGCCCCCCAAACCTCAAAACGTCATGACACCCGACCAGGCCCTGCATCGCCTGGTCGAAGGCAACGAGCGGTATGTCAGCGGCAACTCCGACACCCACGACTTTCAGGACGAACGCGAAGCGTTGGTTTCCGGCCAGAATCCGTTCGTGGCGGTGCTCAGTTGTTCCGATTCACGGATCGCCCCCGAATACGCCTTCGACACCGCGCGCGGTGATCTTTTCGCCATCCGTGTGGCCGGCAACTTTGTCACCGACGAAGGCCTGGCCAGCCTTGAATATGCAGTCGCCGTGCTCGGCGCACCGTTGATCCTGGTGCTGGGGCATGAAAGCTGCGGCGCCATCGATGCCGGCATCAAGGCGGTCAAGGATCAGACCGTGTTCCCCGGCCATATCTCCAAACTGACCGACGCCCTCAAGCCCGCCGTCGAAAAGGTCCTCAAGCAACCCGGCAATCTCATGGAAAATGCGACGGTGCAAAACGTCAAAGACTCGGTCCAGCGCCTTAAGAACGCCACGCCACTGCTCACCGATGCCCTGAGCAAGGGCACGTTGAAAGTCGCAGGCGGCATCTACCGCCTGGGCACCGGCAAAGTCGAGCTGATTGCCTAGCGCCAGACAACAAAAAAGCACCCGAGGG
It encodes:
- a CDS encoding MFS transporter gives rise to the protein MNTQPPLPGDLPDAALHSAYRKTAWRIIPLLIVCYLVAYLDRVNVGFAKLQMLDDLKFSDAVYGLGAGVFFVGYLMFEIPSNIALHRFGARRWIARIMMTWGLLSAAMMFIETPMTFYVLRFLIGIAEAGFFPGIIFYLTTWFPSHRRGVMISLFIAALPISSMLGSLISGWIMQHFDGVAGYAGWQWLFVIEGLPAVALGAAVFFLLRDRIADARWLSPEEKRGMQAALDREAREKPRHSLRDGLLNPMIWMLGAVYFCLVLGQYVISFWMPTIIRNSGVAEPWAIGVLTAIPYSVATVSMVLVGRSSDRLREYRWHLAICAFIGGAGVVFGTLLGDSLVLSMIGLTIGTAAMISSLPVFWGLPTAVVGGAAAAAGIALINSLGNVAGFFSTIVVGWLTQLTGNTHTAMYFMAGALVVGGLLGLSVPRTQRVTEPVGAGLPRDAV
- a CDS encoding LysR family transcriptional regulator, with protein sequence MEIRQIRYFVAVIDCGSLSQAARQVHVAQSALSKQMSALEDELGVQLFYRSSNGVVASEAGKVFYEYAQGMLKHLADARAAVTSSPGAVSGSIVVALPQSVATILAMPLMRAVAARYPQVAFHLNEELTGNVMDQLIHGRVDLALFTSLDLPAQVLFSAVLEEDFYLIHRAKAADAPPAGEVSLEQALARPLVFPSQAHGHSTRTLVEHAVKQHGLAVGEIAMEVNSVHILKSAVEAGIGHTIMPLNLAMREIEDGRLIAHRIAAHGLSRTLGICSCASMPASHLKTLISELIREVVRDMCACGDWPGGRAL
- a CDS encoding carbonic anhydrase encodes the protein MCKSCDSTSTPNPNDRRRFLQLAGLGAGALLLAGALPARMIQAAEKSSAPPKPQNVMTPDQALHRLVEGNERYVSGNSDTHDFQDEREALVSGQNPFVAVLSCSDSRIAPEYAFDTARGDLFAIRVAGNFVTDEGLASLEYAVAVLGAPLILVLGHESCGAIDAGIKAVKDQTVFPGHISKLTDALKPAVEKVLKQPGNLMENATVQNVKDSVQRLKNATPLLTDALSKGTLKVAGGIYRLGTGKVELIA
- a CDS encoding LysR family transcriptional regulator, which translates into the protein MHFDLADLRLLTAIATSGSLSKAAASIPVAVSAASSRLRLFEERCGITVFTRKADGMQLTPSGRLVLEAARSVLGEAQTLQDTLKELAGQRRITLRLAATTVTTNTLLPAVLGSFLADYPEVDLQLTEYRSADVMRAVLTGECEIGVYDGSVISDGVLSLPFRQERLVMLVPNEHPLAAGAHTRLSDALSYPFIGMPAERAMQRFVEERARKLAVPLQIRVRAPSFEAIAQLVAQRAGIAMLPQTTALRMEQELPVRMIPLEESWATLELRLCIKGWESLSSHGRELVSFLCAPR
- a CDS encoding DMT family transporter, giving the protein MNNLRALCQRSVSNGSLFAVLSALGFSLKAIFVKLSYAASQVDAITLLAMRMGLALPLFAWLVWASRGPSNAPLGLGDGVRVMLLGLFGYYLASLFDFYGLQYISAGLERLILFTYPTLVLVFQAIALRERPTLRTLAAMGLCYLGLGIAFVHDVSVANMGNQVIVGAAWVFASAVTYALYYSGTGIMLKRMNSMRLAGLAGGASSLMVLAHYLLVADFAGLWQLPTAVWVYAALMAVISTVLPIYWVALAIQRMGATHTAAVGNLGPVLTVLASWAVLSEEVSVYQMAGLALVLFGVSRLKPAKAKAQAPGQVGSSPQKA